The window TCCGCGTTTCGTTTTCCGATACCTCAAGCACATCGCCGTTTTCGAGATTGAAGATATTTTCTTTGGGAATGCCGATCTTCTCTGCCAGCCGGGCATGGTAGAACTTGTGCCGATACTCTCCGTGCACTGGCATGAAATACTTTGGCCTGACCAGATTCAGCATCAGCTTCAGCTCCTCTTTTGATGCGTGGCCTGATACGTGGATCTCTGAGACCTTTTCATAGATGACATTTGCGCCGCGCCTGAAAAGGTAGTTGATGATCCTGCCGATCGCACGTTCATTGCCCGGAATCACCTTTGCCGAAAGTATCACAATATCGTTTTCCTTGATCTTTATCTGTTTATGCTCATCCAGGGCGATCCGCGACAGAACGCTCATCGGCTCACCCTGGCTCCCGGTGGTAACGATCACGACCTCGTTGTCATTGAGGTTCTTCAGGTCTTCCAGCTTCAGCCATGTTTCAGCAGGGATCCTAAGATACCCGAGATCAAGGGCTATCTGGGCATTTGCCACCATACTTCTGCCCGAAAGGATGACCTTCCTGTTGAACATGACCGCGACATCGATCACCTGCTGGATCCTGTGTATATTGGATGCGAAGGTCGAAATGATGATCCTGCCCTTTGCATCCGAAAAGATCTCCTCAAAGGCCCTGCGCACCTCTTTTTCAGAAAAGGTGAATCCGCCGCGTTCTGCATTGGTACTGTCAGACAGGAGGAGAAGGGTGCCGTTTTCGCCATACTCCGAAAATTTGTGGAAATCCATGAGTCTGCCGTCAACAGGGGTCGGGTCAAGCTTGAAGTCGCCGGTATGCACCACAAGACCTGCCGGAGTTCTTATGCCGTATGCCACACCGTCAACAATACTGTGGGTCACCCGTATCGGTTCGAGCGTGAATACCCCGGCCTGAATGATGTCCCGGGGGTTGACGGTCTGGAGATCGACATCGAGCTTGTGTTCTTCCAGTTTTTTTCTGACGAGTCCAATCGTAAGAGGTGTTCCATACACAGGCACCTTGATCTCCTTGAGCAGAAAGGGAAGGGCGCCGACATGGTCTTCGTGGCCGTGGGTAAGAAATATTGCCCTCACCTTGTCCCTGTTTTCGAGCACATAGGTGAAATCCGGGATGACGAAATCAACGCCCAGCATGTCCTCTGTCGGGAACATGAGACCCGCATCGATGATGATCATATCTCCGCCGTATTCCATGACCGTCATGTTGATGCCGATCTCTTCGAGACCGCCAAGGGCTATGACTGAGAGGGTGTTATCCATTGTCAGGGATTATACCAGAATGCATAAGCCGAACACGAGGGGCATTGCAGTCAGATAAACATATTTCAACAAATCATTGCTGCCTTTCAGTGCGGAAGATCAAGCTGGAGCATAGCCATGAAACAATGGGTGCAATGAATGTTGACATAACGATGCACCAGATGATCACGGACTGAATGTCGGGTCCTGTGCTGATCGACAGCCGCCAGTCAAGCGCAATGAGCAGCATGTGCTGGAGATCGAGAATAATAGTTGCTGCGGCCAACCGTTTTAAGAGTAGCTTCACCTGTGATCGGACAAAGGTGATCGAGGCAATCGGCAGGAGCAAGGCTGCATTCAGGACATAAAGCATTGTCGTACTATAGATCACTTCGTCTCCGACCACATAGCCGATAAGCCTGCCCTCTGCGACAACGTGCTGAGGCACATCAGCAAAAAGTGAGATCATCCGGAACATGACGTTCGAAAAGACTGCAAGCAGAGAGATATAGGTCTCAAGAAACGTCACCATCAGCCAGAAAGACAATGAGGCTGATGCAGATATAAGCAAAAAATGAAAGAAAGGACGGCCGGAAAAAACCCTCTTCC is drawn from Nitrospirota bacterium and contains these coding sequences:
- a CDS encoding ribonuclease J, translating into MDNTLSVIALGGLEEIGINMTVMEYGGDMIIIDAGLMFPTEDMLGVDFVIPDFTYVLENRDKVRAIFLTHGHEDHVGALPFLLKEIKVPVYGTPLTIGLVRKKLEEHKLDVDLQTVNPRDIIQAGVFTLEPIRVTHSIVDGVAYGIRTPAGLVVHTGDFKLDPTPVDGRLMDFHKFSEYGENGTLLLLSDSTNAERGGFTFSEKEVRRAFEEIFSDAKGRIIISTFASNIHRIQQVIDVAVMFNRKVILSGRSMVANAQIALDLGYLRIPAETWLKLEDLKNLNDNEVVIVTTGSQGEPMSVLSRIALDEHKQIKIKENDIVILSAKVIPGNERAIGRIINYLFRRGANVIYEKVSEIHVSGHASKEELKLMLNLVRPKYFMPVHGEYRHKFYHARLAEKIGIPKENIFNLENGDVLEVSENETRKAGKVATGRIFVDGKGVGDVEDMVLRDRRRLAHDGIVIVIITIEKLTGSIVSGPDIISRGFIFEDASQDVLNDVKELVYLTLSEMTPESITDKALVEAKVRSVLKKYLRNTMDRKPMIMPLIFEV
- a CDS encoding archaeosortase/exosortase family protein; amino-acid sequence: MQLAEKKPITADWGFLGLFVLYVGIFVGMAEIGQGSMLALREVTASIISALWGFLSVPIVRSGTQLTFAGFPMEIVLECTALHYMIIFVAGVLAFRSHSLFYRASGIIIGTLAISLMNILRIGVIGFIGRYFSSLFTFVHDYLWQGFFALFVLLLWIIWVNGKRVFSGRPFFHFLLISASASLSFWLMVTFLETYISLLAVFSNVMFRMISLFADVPQHVVAEGRLIGYVVGDEVIYSTTMLYVLNAALLLPIASITFVRSQVKLLLKRLAAATIILDLQHMLLIALDWRLSISTGPDIQSVIIWCIVMSTFIAPIVSWLCSSLIFRTERQQ